A stretch of Schistocerca cancellata isolate TAMUIC-IGC-003103 chromosome 3, iqSchCanc2.1, whole genome shotgun sequence DNA encodes these proteins:
- the LOC126177055 gene encoding cuticle protein 21.3-like: MNALVVLSLAVAAALAEPRPGYLGATTYAAGLGIHAAPLTLPAASVLAPAVSSQFHAQDELGQYHYGYSGGPSAKEEIRTADGSVAGAYSYVDAHGIVQSAHYVSDPVNGFRVAATNLPVGPAAPAPAPATLAAAPAPAVAVAAAPAVVADTPEVAAAKAAHFDAHLAAKAAVLGRKKRSPGFLSAAAPAAVLSTPAATALAAPVAYAAPALAVAPARSFAYSAVAAHGAQVVPAGPVAAYAAAAPVVAAAPAAYVVAAAPAAVAYSAPAPVAYSAPAAAAVLPVAASSQYRVQDELGQYTYGYADGNSAKTESRAADGSTVGGYSYVDGNGLVQSVKYHADALGFRVAATNLPVGPA, encoded by the coding sequence GTGGTCCTCTCGCTGGCCGTGGCGGCCGCGCTCGCCGAGCCCAGGCCGGGCTACCTGGGCGCCACCACGTACGCCGCGGGGCTGGGCATCCACGCCGCCCCGCTGACGCTGCCCGCCGCCTCCGTGCTGGCGCCCGCCGTGTCCTCGCAGTTCCACGCGCAGGACGAGCTCGGCCAGTACCACTACGGCTACAGCGGCGGCCCCTCCGCCAAGGAGGAGATCCGCACCGCCGACGGCTCCGTCGCGGGCGCCTACTCCTACGTGGACGCCCACGGCATCGTGCAGAGCGCCCACTACGTGTCCGACCCCGTCAACGGCTTCCGCGTCGCCGCCACTAACCTGCCGGTCGGTCCCGCCGCTCCCGCTCCCGCGCCCGCCACCTTGgcagccgcccccgcccccgccgtcGCCGTGGCCGCCGCGCCCGCCGTCGTCGCCGACACCCCCGAAGTCGCCGCCGCCAAGGCCGCCCACTTCGACGCCCACCTGGCCGCCAAGGCCGCCGTCCTCGGCCGCAAGAAGCGCAGCCCCGGCTTCCTGAgcgcggccgcccccgccgccgtgcTGTCCACCCCCGCCGCCACGGCCCTCGCCGCCCccgtggcctacgccgcccccgccctGGCCGTCGCTCCCGCCCGCAGCTTCGCCTACTCCGCCGTCGCCGCTCACGGTGCGCAGGTGGTCCCCGCCGGTCCCGTGGCCGcctacgccgccgccgcccccgtcgtGGCCGCCGCTCCTGCGGCGTACGtggtcgccgccgcccccgccgccgtcgCCTACTCCGCCCCCGCGCCTGTCGCCTACTCCGCACCCGCCGCCGCGGCCGTCCTGCCAGTGGCCGCCTCCAGCCAGTACCGCGTCCAGGACGAACTCGGCCAGTACACCTACGGCTACGCCGACGGAAACTCCGCTAAGACTGAGAGCCGCGCTGCTGACGGCTCCACTGTCGGCGGCTACTCCTACGTAGACGGCAACGGCCTGGTGCAGAGTGTCAAGTACCACGCCGACGCCCTGGGCTTCAGAGTCGCCGCCACCAACCTGCCCGTCGGACCTGCCTAA